A window of the Oscillospiraceae bacterium genome harbors these coding sequences:
- a CDS encoding recombination regulator RecX, giving the protein MELTAMEPRRHSRTALFLDGEYAVSVDTETLLQAGWKLGCDVTDEELHDLLQHSDAHRASEKALYLLEHRSHSKKELTDKIARTVPRAAAQAAADKMENLGLLDDSDFAQRYARELYRKGYAKRRVCYELSRKGISLALIEAAAAENEPEPAQAIAQVLQKKYRDLSDEKDRRRATACLQRLGYGFDDIRAALKRYITNEDEYYG; this is encoded by the coding sequence GTGGAACTGACAGCAATGGAGCCCCGGCGGCACAGCCGGACCGCTTTGTTTTTGGATGGTGAATATGCCGTGAGTGTAGATACAGAAACCCTGCTACAGGCGGGGTGGAAACTCGGCTGCGACGTGACCGATGAAGAGCTGCACGACCTGCTGCAGCACTCGGACGCACACCGTGCAAGCGAAAAAGCGCTGTATCTGCTGGAACACCGCAGCCACTCAAAAAAAGAGCTGACTGACAAGATTGCCCGTACTGTGCCGCGTGCCGCGGCACAGGCCGCCGCTGACAAGATGGAGAACCTTGGCCTTTTAGATGATAGCGATTTTGCACAACGCTATGCCCGCGAGCTGTACCGCAAGGGTTATGCAAAACGCCGCGTATGCTATGAACTTTCGCGCAAAGGCATTTCCCTGGCCCTGATTGAGGCCGCCGCTGCGGAAAACGAGCCGGAACCTGCACAGGCAATTGCGCAGGTCCTGCAGAAAAAGTACCGCGACTTAAGCGATGAAAAAGACAGGCGCCGCGCTACGGCGTGCCTGCAGCGGCTGGGATACGGTTTCGATGATATCCGCGCCGCATTAAAACGATATATAACAAATGAGGATGAATACTATGGCTGA
- the rimO gene encoding 30S ribosomal protein S12 methylthiotransferase RimO, whose protein sequence is MADSVGIVSLGCAKNQVDGEMMLAALENAGWKVMDDAALADVAIVNTCGFIQSAKQESINEILELAHLKKEGHPKAIVVTGCLAERYREQIMQQLPECDAVCGIGADADIDAVCRAALAGNHPQSFPEKDKLPLCGERRLLTPSYYAYLKIAEGCDNRCSYCAIPFIRGRYRSRPIEEIVAEAETLVKNGAKELTLIAQDTTKYGWDLYDHKLMLPTLLRRLCKIDGLHWIRFLYCYPDYLTDDLLDVLAQEPKVLPYIDLPLQHCSGPILKAMHRWGNREMLTKLIAHIREKVPGVTLRTTLITGFPGETEQDFTELCEFVKEVSFDRLGCFPYSQEEGTAAAKMPNQIPEDVKQHRAELIMEGQMDRTQTAGERLAGTIQTVLCEGWDRYAECWFGRTAAQAPDDIDGKVFFTVPKGTSKPGYGMFVPVLVTDCIDGDLVGELHLQEGGAEHESAK, encoded by the coding sequence ATGGCTGATTCGGTTGGAATCGTAAGCCTGGGCTGCGCCAAAAACCAGGTTGATGGAGAAATGATGCTGGCTGCGCTGGAAAATGCAGGCTGGAAAGTGATGGACGACGCGGCGCTGGCCGATGTTGCCATTGTCAACACCTGCGGCTTTATCCAAAGCGCCAAACAGGAAAGCATCAACGAAATACTGGAACTGGCACACCTAAAAAAAGAAGGGCACCCCAAAGCAATCGTTGTGACCGGCTGCCTTGCCGAGCGCTACCGCGAGCAGATTATGCAGCAGCTGCCGGAATGTGACGCTGTGTGTGGCATTGGCGCAGACGCCGATATTGATGCGGTCTGCCGCGCGGCGCTGGCGGGAAATCACCCACAGTCTTTCCCCGAAAAAGACAAGCTACCGCTGTGCGGCGAGCGCCGGCTTTTGACCCCAAGCTATTATGCCTACCTGAAAATTGCAGAGGGCTGCGACAACCGCTGCAGCTACTGTGCCATCCCCTTTATCCGTGGGCGTTACCGCAGCCGTCCTATAGAGGAAATTGTAGCAGAAGCCGAGACGTTAGTGAAAAACGGTGCCAAAGAATTAACGCTAATTGCGCAGGACACAACCAAATACGGTTGGGACCTCTATGACCACAAGCTGATGCTGCCCACCCTGCTGCGCCGCTTGTGCAAAATTGACGGCCTGCATTGGATTCGTTTTCTGTACTGCTACCCGGATTACCTGACAGATGACCTACTGGACGTTTTGGCACAAGAGCCAAAAGTGTTGCCCTATATTGACCTGCCGCTGCAGCACTGCAGCGGACCGATTTTAAAAGCTATGCACCGCTGGGGAAACCGCGAAATGCTGACAAAGCTGATTGCGCATATTCGAGAAAAAGTACCGGGCGTCACCCTGCGCACGACACTAATTACCGGTTTCCCCGGCGAAACTGAGCAGGACTTTACCGAATTATGCGAATTCGTAAAAGAAGTTTCGTTTGACCGGCTGGGCTGCTTCCCCTACTCACAGGAAGAGGGAACAGCCGCCGCCAAAATGCCGAATCAGATTCCGGAAGACGTAAAGCAGCACCGTGCTGAGCTGATTATGGAGGGCCAGATGGATCGCACACAAACCGCCGGCGAAAGGCTGGCCGGCACAATCCAAACAGTCTTGTGCGAAGGCTGGGACCGCTACGCGGAGTGCTGGTTTGGCCGTACCGCTGCACAGGCCCCGGACGACATCGACGGCAAAGTCTTTTTTACTGTACCAAAAGGAACATCAAAACCCGGTTATGGTATGTTTGTCCCGGTACTCGTAACAGACTGTATCGACGGCGACCTTGTGGGCGAGCTGCACCTGCAAGAAGGAGGTGCAGAGCATGAATCTGCCAAATAA
- the pgsA gene encoding CDP-diacylglycerol--glycerol-3-phosphate 3-phosphatidyltransferase — MNLPNKLTIARMIMVPVIVAFLLLPQVWGHYLWAMLFFLLASYTDHLDGKIARTRGMITAFGKFLDPLADKILILSIFICFVKLDLCNVWLVLILLFREFAITFLRLVGAESGKVIAANKWGKSKTISQIIAVFFVLLFQILGEFGIASASTMTTLNLVGNLLIGISCVLAIISGVIYMQQNRHVIGEMK; from the coding sequence ATGAATCTGCCAAATAAACTGACGATTGCCCGCATGATTATGGTGCCGGTCATTGTCGCTTTTCTGTTGCTGCCGCAGGTCTGGGGGCATTATCTGTGGGCCATGCTTTTTTTCCTGCTCGCCTCTTATACAGATCATTTAGACGGGAAGATTGCCCGCACGCGGGGAATGATCACCGCTTTCGGCAAGTTTTTAGACCCACTGGCAGATAAAATATTGATTCTCTCTATTTTCATCTGTTTTGTTAAACTAGATCTGTGCAATGTTTGGCTGGTGCTGATTCTGCTTTTCCGCGAATTTGCCATTACCTTTCTACGGCTGGTCGGGGCAGAGTCTGGCAAAGTGATTGCCGCAAACAAATGGGGCAAAAGCAAAACCATTTCACAGATTATTGCCGTTTTTTTTGTACTGCTGTTTCAGATTTTAGGTGAATTCGGTATTGCTTCCGCAAGCACAATGACAACCCTCAACCTTGTCGGCAACCTGCTGATCGGCATTTCCTGCGTACTGGCAATTATCAGCGGCGTGATTTACATGCAACAAAACCGCCATGTTATCGGCGAAATGAAGTAA
- the cysE gene encoding serine O-acetyltransferase yields MFKNLKSEIDSIMDRDPAARSRTEVYFLYSGFKAVRSYRHAHWWLEKGHPFIARWISQRARHKTGIEIHPGAKIGKGLFIDHGMGVVIGETTEIGDNCTLYQGVTLGGTGKDKGKRHPTLGNNVLVGSGAKILGPMKIGDNARIAAGAVVLDEVPANATAVGVPARVVRINGVRPNNLDQVHVTDPVSQELCRMNVLLEHIEKRIGMQQAEDDRRYEENYDLQTENAAKKAAAK; encoded by the coding sequence ATGTTTAAAAATCTAAAATCAGAAATCGACTCAATTATGGACCGCGACCCGGCTGCCCGCAGCCGGACTGAGGTTTATTTCCTCTACAGCGGCTTTAAGGCCGTGCGCAGCTACCGCCACGCACACTGGTGGCTTGAAAAAGGCCACCCCTTTATTGCCCGCTGGATCAGCCAGCGAGCTCGCCACAAAACCGGTATTGAGATTCACCCCGGCGCCAAAATTGGCAAAGGTCTGTTCATTGACCACGGCATGGGCGTCGTCATCGGCGAGACTACCGAAATCGGTGACAACTGTACCCTGTACCAGGGCGTCACCCTGGGTGGAACCGGCAAAGACAAAGGCAAGCGCCACCCGACTTTGGGCAACAATGTCCTGGTTGGTTCCGGCGCAAAAATTTTAGGACCTATGAAAATCGGCGACAATGCGCGCATTGCCGCCGGCGCAGTGGTGCTGGACGAAGTGCCGGCAAATGCCACTGCAGTTGGTGTACCGGCGCGGGTTGTGCGCATCAATGGGGTTCGGCCAAACAACTTGGACCAGGTACACGTAACCGACCCGGTTTCGCAGGAACTCTGCCGCATGAATGTGCTGCTGGAGCATATTGAAAAACGCATTGGTATGCAGCAGGCCGAGGACGACCGCCGTTACGAAGAAAACTATGATCTACAGACAGAAAATGCCGCAAAAAAGGCAGCCGCCAAATAA
- the cysS gene encoding cysteine--tRNA ligase, protein MKLYNTLTRKKEEFVPITPNEAKIYACGPTVYNFIHIGNARPICVFDVLRRYLEYRGYKVTFVQNFTDIDDKIINKANEENSDYLTVSRHYIEEYKIDAAGLNVRPATVHPKATENIDGIQQIISTLIEKGYAYPTANGDVYFRTLKDKEYGKLSHQPLEDLQAGARIATGEIKEDAMDFALWKGAKPGEPYWESPWGKGRPGWHIECSAMVRRYLGKTIDIHCGGQDLIFPHHENEIAQSECCNGVPFAHYWVHNGYINVNNQKMSKSLHNFFTVRDVAEQFGYEPIRYLMVSAHYRMPINYSVEMIGQCKSSLDRLYHCRDNLAFVLQHAPEIAKDSDSAVREKLDNCRAAFEAAMDDDLNTANAIAALFDMAKEINTDLSAEKAPGKAICQYAYDLFTKLADVLGLLYSRPVPGTEPADDDAAEIENLIAQRAQARKDKNWAEADRIRDELKVRQVVLEDTPQGVKWHKA, encoded by the coding sequence ATGAAACTGTACAATACGCTGACGCGAAAAAAAGAAGAGTTCGTACCGATTACACCCAATGAAGCAAAAATTTATGCCTGCGGCCCCACGGTCTACAACTTCATCCATATCGGCAACGCCCGCCCAATCTGCGTGTTTGACGTTTTGCGCCGGTATCTGGAGTACCGCGGCTACAAAGTCACGTTTGTACAGAACTTTACAGATATTGACGACAAAATCATCAATAAAGCAAATGAAGAAAACAGCGACTACCTGACAGTAAGCCGCCACTATATTGAAGAATACAAAATAGACGCTGCCGGCCTGAATGTGCGCCCGGCAACCGTACACCCCAAAGCCACTGAAAATATTGACGGCATTCAGCAGATTATCTCTACGCTGATTGAAAAAGGCTATGCCTACCCCACTGCAAACGGCGATGTGTATTTCCGTACTCTGAAAGATAAAGAATACGGCAAGCTGAGTCATCAGCCGCTAGAGGACCTGCAGGCAGGCGCACGCATTGCCACCGGCGAAATTAAGGAAGACGCCATGGACTTTGCCCTGTGGAAAGGCGCAAAGCCGGGTGAGCCCTACTGGGAATCCCCCTGGGGAAAAGGCAGGCCCGGCTGGCACATTGAGTGCTCTGCCATGGTGCGTCGGTATCTGGGTAAAACCATCGATATTCACTGCGGCGGGCAGGACCTTATCTTTCCGCACCACGAAAACGAAATTGCGCAGAGCGAATGCTGCAACGGCGTGCCGTTTGCCCACTACTGGGTACACAACGGCTACATCAATGTAAACAATCAGAAAATGAGCAAGAGCCTACACAACTTCTTTACCGTGCGCGATGTAGCTGAGCAGTTTGGCTATGAGCCGATTCGGTATTTAATGGTTTCAGCACATTACCGAATGCCTATTAACTACAGCGTAGAAATGATTGGGCAGTGCAAATCTTCTCTGGACCGCCTGTATCACTGCCGCGACAATCTCGCCTTCGTGCTGCAGCATGCACCTGAAATCGCCAAAGACAGCGACAGCGCTGTGCGCGAAAAGCTAGACAACTGCCGCGCCGCCTTTGAAGCCGCCATGGACGATGACCTGAACACTGCCAATGCGATCGCCGCGCTGTTTGATATGGCAAAAGAAATCAACACTGACCTTTCCGCGGAAAAAGCGCCTGGCAAAGCCATCTGTCAATACGCTTACGACCTGTTTACAAAGCTTGCAGATGTACTTGGCCTGCTGTACAGCCGCCCGGTGCCGGGCACAGAACCCGCCGATGATGACGCCGCAGAAATTGAAAACCTGATTGCGCAACGTGCACAGGCCCGCAAAGACAAAAACTGGGCTGAGGCCGACCGCATCCGTGATGAACTGAAAGTACGCCAAGTCGTGCTGGAAGACACCCCGCAGGGCGTCAAGTGGCACAAAGCATAA
- the prmC gene encoding peptide chain release factor N(5)-glutamine methyltransferase, whose protein sequence is MTNEQSYLQAKKILQEAGNESPAFDAICLCKSVLGLDRPGLAVHGHEQAAAEKSQRLLALAQQRAEGEPLQYLLGRWPFLNLELAVGEGVLCPREETELLVQTAARLLPKGVRVLDLCAGSGAVGLGLKSLRADLALFCGEKYERALKYLRENCRTYRRLQVMPKRLDAFSAADAAACGKLGGFLCNPPYVREGEIPGLQRELQHEPHAALDGGTDGLQFYRAIAQLWLPQLVPGGFCAVEIGESQAAAVSSLFAAAGLQKISVLKDFNQFDRVVYGWRGETEKPSI, encoded by the coding sequence ATGACAAATGAGCAGAGTTACCTGCAGGCGAAAAAAATTTTGCAGGAGGCCGGCAACGAAAGCCCCGCTTTTGATGCGATCTGTCTGTGCAAAAGCGTTTTGGGTCTGGATCGCCCCGGTTTGGCTGTGCATGGACATGAGCAGGCAGCTGCCGAAAAATCGCAGCGCCTGCTGGCTTTAGCGCAGCAGCGTGCAGAGGGAGAGCCACTGCAGTATCTACTGGGCAGATGGCCGTTTCTCAATTTGGAACTTGCGGTTGGCGAGGGAGTCCTTTGCCCGCGGGAGGAGACTGAGCTGCTGGTACAGACAGCGGCGCGTCTACTGCCAAAAGGGGTGCGCGTGTTGGATCTTTGCGCGGGCAGCGGCGCGGTTGGGCTTGGCTTAAAAAGCCTGCGCGCGGACCTTGCGCTTTTCTGCGGAGAAAAATATGAGCGTGCACTGAAGTATTTGCGCGAAAACTGCCGGACATACCGGCGGCTGCAGGTGATGCCGAAAAGACTGGATGCTTTTTCGGCTGCCGATGCCGCAGCTTGTGGCAAACTGGGCGGTTTTCTCTGCAATCCGCCGTATGTGCGGGAAGGGGAAATCCCAGGCCTGCAGCGGGAGCTGCAGCACGAGCCGCACGCCGCACTTGATGGTGGCACGGACGGCCTGCAGTTTTACAGGGCAATCGCGCAGCTTTGGCTGCCGCAGCTTGTGCCAGGCGGCTTCTGCGCGGTGGAAATCGGCGAAAGTCAGGCGGCAGCAGTTTCGTCTCTGTTTGCGGCGGCCGGCCTGCAAAAAATCAGTGTATTAAAGGACTTCAATCAGTTTGACCGCGTGGTCTATGGCTGGCGCGGTGAAACGGAGAAGCCGTCCATATGA
- a CDS encoding DUF1385 domain-containing protein, translating to MQMTVQKPKKCITSIGGQALIEGILMRGPHRIEVSVRTPSGSIDSEELPYVSLWDRYPVLKLPILRGVASFIDSLSMSSRALNLSGEKSGMTEIEEEEEESKFDRWLEKHFGDKLTNIVMVIGSVLGILLAVALFFIVPTVLFNLLEGVTGSSIAGWRSPFEGVLRLLIFVVYIGLVGFQPDIKRMFRYHGAEHKTIFCYEAGLPLTVENVKKQGRFHPRCGTSFMVLMILIGVLVGIFIPFSNPFLRTFVKLLCIPIVMGLGYELIRYCGRHENRLTRIIAAPGLWMQRLTVKEPDDSMMEVAIAAMQKVIPENGEDRIVP from the coding sequence ATGCAGATGACAGTACAGAAACCTAAAAAATGTATTACTTCTATTGGCGGTCAGGCACTGATCGAGGGCATTTTGATGCGTGGTCCACACCGCATTGAGGTGTCGGTGCGCACCCCCAGCGGTAGCATCGACTCAGAAGAACTGCCGTATGTCTCTTTGTGGGATCGCTACCCGGTTTTAAAGCTGCCGATTTTGCGCGGCGTGGCATCTTTTATTGACAGCCTCTCTATGAGTAGCCGGGCGCTCAATCTTTCCGGTGAAAAATCCGGTATGACTGAGATTGAGGAGGAAGAAGAGGAGAGCAAATTTGACCGCTGGCTTGAAAAACATTTCGGCGATAAACTGACAAATATTGTTATGGTAATCGGCAGTGTACTGGGAATTTTACTGGCGGTGGCGCTTTTCTTTATTGTGCCGACAGTGCTGTTTAACCTGCTTGAGGGGGTCACCGGATCCTCTATTGCTGGGTGGCGCAGTCCCTTTGAGGGGGTGCTGCGGCTGCTGATTTTTGTTGTATATATCGGCCTTGTCGGTTTTCAGCCGGATATTAAGCGGATGTTCCGCTACCATGGTGCCGAGCACAAAACAATTTTCTGCTATGAAGCTGGCTTGCCCCTGACCGTTGAAAATGTAAAGAAGCAGGGCCGCTTTCACCCGCGCTGCGGCACCAGCTTTATGGTGCTGATGATTTTAATTGGCGTATTAGTCGGTATTTTTATTCCATTTTCCAATCCCTTCCTGCGCACCTTTGTCAAGCTGCTGTGCATTCCTATTGTTATGGGTTTAGGATATGAGCTGATTCGCTACTGCGGACGGCACGAAAACCGCCTGACGCGCATCATTGCCGCGCCGGGGCTATGGATGCAGCGCCTGACAGTAAAGGAACCGGACGACAGCATGATGGAGGTTGCTATTGCTGCCATGCAGAAAGTGATTCCGGAAAATGGAGAGGATAGGATTGTTCCATGA